The genome window ctttaacgtctttggctagacggAGTTCAGAATTTGCTTAAACTAAGCAAATCGGGTCTTCCAGTTGCATCATCTCCTCCCGTTCAATTGGAAATCCTTCATAATACGGCTTGAGACGGTGAcaattcaccacaaatttcttctccatttttaaactctggatctccactgcaccataatgaaagacattagtcacaacaaaaggaccaatccaacgagaaTGTAATTTACCTGGAAATAGTTTCAATTTGGAGTGGTACAGTAGAACTTTTTGCCCACAGACGAATGTCTTCCTTGATATCTGTTGATCATGAAATACCTTATTCTTTTCTTTATAAATCACCGCGTTCTCGTATGCTTCATTTCGAATCTCCTCCAATTCTTGTAATTATaactttctttgaattccgCCTTCCTCGATATCCATATTGCATTGTTTGACCGCCCAAAATGCTCTATGCTCAAACTCAACCGGGAGATGACATGACTTTCTAAATATCAATCGGTAATGGGACATGCCAATGGGTGTTTTGTATGCCGTCCTATATGCCCATAGTGCATCCTCTAGTCTCATactccaatccttcctatcGAGTCGGACCATCTTTTCTAGAATTGATTTGATCTCTCGGTTCGATGCTTTCGTTTGACCATTTATCTGAGGATGGTAGGATGTAGAAACTTTATGCAAGACACCGTATCTCCTAAAAACTGCAGCAATCGTCTTGTTACAGAAATGAGTACCCCGATCACTTACAATTGCTCGCGGCATTCCAAAGCggacaaaaatattagattTAACGAATTTTGCAACCACTTTAGAATTATTAGTGCGGGTGGCCTTTGCTTCTACCCACTTTGAAACATAATCTATAGCAggcaatatatataaaaaatcaaAGAACATAGGAAAAGGACCCATAAAGTCAATGCCCCAAacgtcaaaaatttcaacaaaaatcattgggGTTTGAATCATTTGATCCCTACAAGAGATATTACCTACTCGTTGACACTTATCACAAGACTTACAAAATGAGTAGGCATCATTGAATAGAGTTGGCCAATAGAATCCACTCTCTAGCACCTTACGAGCCGTTCTCTTCGGTCCAAAGTGATCTCCACATGTAAAAGAATGACAATAGGCTAGAATAGATTGAAATTCAGCTTCACTTACACATCTACGGATGATTTGATCGGCACCCCGCTTCCAGAGGTAAGGATCATCCCAAATGTAAGACTTTGCATCGCTTCCCAAGTTGTCTCTCTTCGCCTTAGGCCATCCTGTAGGAAATTTGTTAGTGactagaaaattaacaatatctgCATACCAAGGCAAAGATtaattaatagaaaataaatgctCATCGGGGAATGCTTCTCTCAATGGGATGTCATTTTCGACGACTTGTACTCGACTCAAGTGATCTGCTACCAGATTCTCCACTCCTTTCTTATTTCGGATCTCCAGGTTGAACTCTTGTAGCAATAATATCCACCGTATCAATCGCGGTTTTGCCTCTTTCTTGGTCAACAGATACCGCAAAGCCGCATGatcagaaaaaataataactttagcaCCAAGTAAATAAGACCGAAATTTCTCTAAGGCAAAAACAACTGCTAAAAGCTCCTTTTCGGTGGTTGAATAATTCAATTGAGCTCCGTTCAAGGCTCGAGATGCGTAGTAGATAGCATGAGCTGTTTTTCCTACTCTTTGACCCAATACTGCACCAACTGCATAGTCACTGGCGTCGCACATGATCTCGAATGGGAGGTTCCAGTCAGGGGGTTGGATAATAGGTGAGGAGGTCAATAACTCCTTTAATTTATCAAATGCCCCCTTACATGTTTCATTAAATTCGAAGGATACATATTTTTGTAAAAGCTGGAATAAGGGTGctccaattttcaagaaatcctTGATGAATGTTCTATAGAAATCTGCGTGACCCAAGAAAGAACGAACTTCCCGCACACTCGCGGGGTAAGGTAAAGTAGATATAACATCTATTTTTGCCTTATCAACCTCGATACCTGTAAATGATACTACATGACTCAAAACTATCCCGTGTTCAagcataaaatgacatttttcccaattaagcacGAGATTAGTTTCCATACACCTTACTAagatcaatttcaggttatctaAACAGTTTTCAAAACTTTCACCATATACATTGAAATCGTCCATGAAAATCTCAATAATTTTCTCAACATATTCTGAAAAGATACTTACCATGCATCTTTGGAAGGTAGCAGGTGCATTgcacaatccaaatggcattcttCGGTATGCAAATGTTCCAAATGGGCATGTGAAAGTAGTTTTCTCTTGGTCCTCGGTGCTATGGCAATTTGAAAATAacctgaaaatccatccaagaAACAGTAGTAAGCTCGACATGCTAATCACTCTACCATTTGGTCAATGAAAGGGAGGGGAAAATGGTCCTTTTTCGTGACGGCGTTTAGCTTCCGGTAATCGATACACTGTCGCCATCCGGTGGACTTTCGAATTGGTACGAGCTCACCCTCTTGGTTTGGTTCTACCGTCACCCCTGCCTTTTTCGGGATCACCTGTATTGGACTTACCCACGGACTATCTGATAttgcaaatataattccaacgtCCAGTAGTTTGAGGATCTCTTTCTTCACTACCTCCATCATGAGAGAATTTAATCTCCGTTGAGCTTGCCGTACGGGTTTAGCATTCTCTTCGAGTCGAATTCGATGCATACACACCGTAGGACTAATTCCCTTGATATCGGTGATGGTCCATCCTATCGCCTGCTTATGTTTCCTGAGAATTCGAAATAGTTTATCTTCTTGAATCTTTGATAAACCCGCAGAGATGATCACTAGAAGTGTCTCCCCTTCACCCAAGTATGCATACTTCAGGTGTTTCGGCAGCGGTTTCAGTTCCAAAacaggtgcctgcaccacagatggAAGTAACCTTTTGTGAGGTTCAGGTATAAAAATGGGTGCGAGATCATACCTTGTCTTTGTGGTTGGTGACGTTTGCAACGATCCAATCACACATTTGAGCACTTCACTCAACTCTACCCCAGAGGTCGTTTCAGACTCGAAGTGCCTAGTTAAGACGACCTCTAACTCATCCCtgccttcaatttcaaaaacctcctgtATAGCAGGGTCAATAACATTTATCGAGAAAACAGAGCCAACATTTGAATCGGATGGATATTTCATTGTCTCAAAGATGTTAAAGTGAACAATCTCATTATCAAATTTCATAGACAAagtacccttattaacatcaattttggttCGGGTTGTGCTAAAAAAGGGTCTACCTAACAACAAAAGTGACGGATCACGGGAGTGTTCATCCTCCATGTCGAGCACATAAAAATCAGTTGGAAAaaccaattcattaatttttatcaaaacatCTTCAATCAACCCGTCAGGGATGCATTGGTCCTGTCAGctaattgaattattatcccAATCTCTTTCAAATGGCCTAAATTCAAGGAAGCATAAATGGACTTTGGTATGACATTAATTGAGGCTCCTAGGTCTAACAtggcctttccaatcaaaatattACCTATTCTATAAGGAATAAtaaacatacctggatctcTGCATTTTGGTGAAAGTTTCCTTTGTAGAATTGCTGAAACATTCTCCCCAACTATAATTCGTTCATCCCCCTTCAACCGCTTGCGGTTGGTACACTGGTCCCTCAAAAACTTTGCGTATCTAGGTACTTGTTTAATCGCATCCAGTAGGGGTATGTTGATTTTCATCTTGCGAAAGATCTCCAAAACTTCTTTTTCCTTATCTTGCTTCTTTGGTTTCTCCAACTTGTTAGGAAAGGGAGGTGAATTAGTTTTACCTGTAGTAATTGGGTTCGGGAGTACCTTTACATTTGTGTTGTCTCTGCCCTTCTCTTCCAATTTTTTCTCAATCCGTTCCTCATCCTTGTCTTTAGGAATCACAGGTTCAGGTCCTTGGACTTCCTTGCCACTCCTCAAGGTTATTGCACTTACATTCTTTGGATTCGTCTCAGGTTGCGAtagcaactttctttgaaatttggactccaaacggtTGATCGTTATGGccatttgattcatttgattttgcaaTGATTGCACCTGTCCCAGTTGATTCCTCATGCTTTGCAAGTCTGAATCCATCTTTTGTTGGTTAGCAAGAAATTGCTTCATCATCTCTTCCATGGACAGACTTGAGTTTGAAGGGGGTGGTGGGCGAGGATGGTACTGCTGTTGGTGTCCTTGTGGTCTATTTGGCACAAAGTTAGACTGTCTATTCCCTCCATAACTAAGATTGGGGTGATCTCTCCAACCAGAATTGTAGGTACTTGAATATGGGTCGTATTGCTTTCTTGGTCCGGGCGCGTAGTCAGCCATGTTCACCTGTTCtgcagtttcttcttgaactaatgGACACATTTCCGTAGGATGACCCACGACAGTGTATACCCCACACACTTTGGCTTGCGATGCATTTCCCACAGCTAGTTGTCGCACAAAAGATGTCAATTCAGAGAGTTGCTGTTGAATAGAAGATGTTTCTGTCTCATTCACCTTACGCGTAGGGATGTCCTCTCTTGAACCAAACTGCTGTGAGTTCTCAGCCATCCCTTCAATCAACTCCCATGCTCCTCGAGGAGTTTTGTTCACCAATGCCCCTTCACTTGCAGCATCGATTATGCTTCTGTCCCTAAAAAGCAACCCTTCATAGAAATATTGAATGAGCAGTTGCTCACTTATCTGATGTTGAGGGCATTTGGTGCATAGTTTCTTAAACCTCTCCCAGTACTCATAGAGTGACTCGCCTGGGTGTTGTTTGATGCCACATATCTCCTTCCTTAGGCTTGCAGCTCGAGACGTCGGAAAGTATTTATCCAAGAATTTTTTCTGCAGTTAgtcccacgtggtgatactaccaGGTGATAGGTAGTAGAGTCAGTCTTTTGCGGAGTCCTtcaaagtgaaggggaaggccCTCATCTTTATTTGCTCTTCTGTAATTCCCGAAAGTTTCATACTGTTGCAAACGACGTCGAACTCTTACAAGTGCTTGTAGGGCTCCTCACCTGGAAAACCATGGAAAGATGGTAAGAGATGATTTAgaccagattttagttcaaatggAGTGTCATCATTTAAATGTGAAAAAGTAATGCACAAGGGCTGCTGATTTAAAttaggagcagccaactcccttagtgttcGTGTATTTGCCATAGTGACTTCCTCTTGGTCTGAATCACTCGAATTGTCACCAGACAAATTTGTCGGCTCAACCTCTGGATCAAGTTCCTGAGGTGCAATACCGTCTTGCTCCTCCCTGAGCTGCCTGGTTTCTTTCCTCGTTCTACGCGCTGTTTTCTCTACTTCAGGGTCGAAAATTAATTCGCCTGTACGAGAAGAGCGAGGCATAAACTGAAAAAATAccagaaaaaaatgaatttaaaaagaaacaaatgattaacgccagtccccggcaacggggcaaaaaattgacaggtgtcgatcTTGTGCAATAAAAAATACCTGCtcgagaaaaataaattttctgtgtatagtagtgagcagggtcgaatccacaggaactgaaaaaaatttgattttttttaaaattcgagacacgggggattttttttatcagataaaactaaaaataaataatttaacaatttaactaaaaataattaaacaatttaaccaaaaataattaattaattaattaatacaaaTGTAAATAGCAatctaataaataataaataaattctacccaaggatacaactacgcaaacacagtccattcatccgatcattgatgcaaagaaggttcacttaattttattaacaggttagttatagtcgccgataAATTCTAACGaccagcttttccttaatttattgataaccaaggtacggcCGTTGATTATCCCTAACcaggaaatactcctaggtacgaccataggaattaatttcctaattgcattaaaaactataaaaacctaacccaaattaataacacgctacgagggttatttaaatcagattgcatgttcccctagtatgtgaaaatgctagttgtcactaatattaaccaactaaacaattacggatttaattgattaatttgacaagagattaataagtcaaattgcacatcgggcccttgatatccaattaacaaaataatcccatggaaattcaaatagaaacatacaaatattaacaaattaaggaacacgtaaaattaattagatctcacagatatttgggacTGCATTTtcgcgttgatccttgactagatgaGAAAATTAGCCACTCCTCATAAGAATATTCTCACGCAATTTAATTAGAATCAAATACATAAATAACTAACTAAGAATTTAGAAAGAAACTTGAGTTTCCGTAGACTCTTTGAAGAAAAGTTTCACACCACACAACAAGAGAAGGAAGAACTCCTCCTCTGAAAACCAAAAACTATCTCTTTCTTCCTACGGAGCTTCTTTGGAGAGAACTCAAAACTAGTTTTTATATATTCTGCCTTCTCTCatagctttttttttatttttttatttagcaCTAGTTTCCTAAGAGAACTAGTGACGTAAGAAGCAAATTGGAAAAGCTCAATCATCAAAGCCAACACCTTGGCTAATGAGTATATCTCCCACAATAAGAACAAACTTTCTACGTGGTCCCCGCCTAATTGAGATGTTggtcatttcctttcttttgatttcttatTGGTAGTGGATTTCATCAGATCAAGTCAATTCTTCATTAGCAGAAAGGGAAGGAAATCCTTTGATTTGCACAATGTGGGCTAGTTGTGTGAAGCTTTCAGAAGCTTTCACGTGTAGATTAATCGTCTCAAGAAAGTATCtctttttagtagttttctGCTCCATTCCCTGAAAttatatccaaataccaaatataaatatatattgacaattaaaacaatatttggctagGATAAAGAGGAGAATTAatgataaaattactaacaattaatacCCTATCAAATGCCAACGTTTAAGAGCCGTGTCGGAAGAGATAGGGCCGAAAAGGTGATAAGAAAATACCCCTTTAGGCCTGGGTATCTCATCAGGTCACCTGGGCCGAATGACTCAGCCGAGAAGCCCCCAATGGGCACTGTGGCGATTTACCTCCAACAATTGGAGGCTAGGCTGAGAATGCCGACGTCAAGATTCTTCAGGGATGTACTCCGGCACTTCGGCATCAGGGTTACTCAGCTCACCTCGAACGCAGTCCGCATCTTGGTGGGGTTTGAGATGCTATGCCGACACCAAGAGTTAACCCCCACTGTTAATCTTTTTCATCGGTGCTACACCTTCAAGGCACATAGAACGGATAAGAGATGGTTCTATATTTGCAACCGGAATAATACTATCCCGAAACTCGTGGTCGACGCCCCCATCTCGATAAAGAACTGGAAGCGTGACTTCATCTTCGTCCCGGCCGGAGACTTCCCTTGGGGTTTTTGGTGGAGGTCGCTTAAATCGAAAGCCGACCCTTCCGCGGGGGATCATGACGAGGTGGCCTTTCAGAAGTTAATGGGGTCAGAGTTTCGAATTAATTGTTGGGACTACCTCGAGGCAGTGTTGGTCGACGGGGGAATTAGTCGAACTGTGATCGACTCTGACAGGCCTCCTTTCTTTTTCACTAGACTCTCGAAGCCttgtaatttttctttcttagctTTCTTTTCACTTTGGCTGTTACAAATAATAATGTTTGCTCCTTATACAGTGGCTAAACTGTCCGATATTATAACCTCCAGTTCGACTGAGGTGGCCaagaggccaaaaaaaaaaagctcggGTGAGACATCAGCACCACAGCCAAAGAAGAAAACACAAGAACCGGTGTTCATGACTACGGCGGCTGAGAGCATCCCGGCCACGGCGGCCAAAAGCAGTTCGGCCACAGGGTCCACTTCATCGGTGCCAGAAGGCGTGCCTCTCCAGGGAGTCACAACGGCACTCCCGCCTCCTCATGGCCGAGGCAAAAAACTAAAGTCCTCAGTTAATCTGGTCACGGGGACCTCACTATGGAATCGTTTTCATAGCCCCCCTGTATTTTCTGGAAAAAACAAGACGCATCCCGGCAAACACTGGTGCCCAGACTGGACGCTCTCGGTCAACGACAGATGCACCCAATCTCGGGTTGCACAGAAGTTAGTGATGCAGTCGAGCTTACCAAGGGACGTGAAGTTTACGAGGAAACTGATTCCAGCCGAGGTGGTCCAGAGCGTCATGGTGGCCACGGCCTCCAATACAGCATTTGTGGCCGAGATGGCCCACCAGTATTGTGCCCTAGTCGAGGAACAGGATACCGGTAAGTTACAAAATAAGATTTccaagttgaaaaaaaaacttgcGGTGTTCGAGTCCGAAAAGATGGAGCTCTAGAGACGACTTCAGCAAGCCGAAACAAAGGAGGAGGAGGCTGAGGCTACAATAAATAGCCTTAGATCGGCTCTTGAGGAGGAGCAGAAAAGGGGGGACGAGGTGAAAAAGTCCCACGAGCAGGCACTCGAGGGTGCTGGAGCCTCAGCGGTGGAGGCATTCTGGAAGTCCGAGGCCATCACCAAAAACCTCGGCGAGCTGACTAGGTCGAGTTTCATGTTTGGCTACACATCTGCCATTGACGAGACCGCTCCCCACCTCACCTCCGAGGCCTTGGAATCCTTGAGGAACAATGCCAACTACAACAAGGACTCCCAGGAGCTGTGCGATAGGATGACCGAGGGCATCCAAGCTGGAAGAAACCTGGCCGAGATCCAGGACGAATTTAACAAATGATTATCCGAACTCGACGAGGTGCTCGAGGAGGAAGGGGGAGGAGAAGAGGTTAATCACAGCGGGGAAGAGGCCGGCGAGAAGACCGGGAAGGAGCACGAGGGAGGAGGGGAGCCTTATCCCGTCGGGGGAGAGACCGGCCAAGAGGGGGCCGAGGCCGGGGTCTAGGCTTGTCAGTGTTGAGGGAATACCGAGGTGGGAGATGTTTAGTAGCGCTCCTGGTCTCGGTTATTGTATTCTTTTTGTAATGTTCTTTTTTATGAAATGAACTTTCTATTTCCTCTTATCTCGGCTCTTTTACTTTCTTATTTCGTCCCCTGCTTGTCCCCTTTATTTTTTAATACCGGATGTGGGGTATCAAGATATTAAAAAATAACGAAGTGACTAAATTCACAGTCTGTTAAAATTCTTAAGTATAATACAATCTAAGACTCTCGGTGTGCCAAGTTCTCGGCACTAAAGAACCATCTCGGTAGGCTAACTTACAATACCCGTTGAGATTAGATTCCACGACTTGATAAGGGCCCTCCCATTTAGGGGATAATTTGCCTTGTGGCTCAGCTCGGCTGATGGAGTTTTTCCTAAGGACCAAGTTTCCTCGTTGGAATCGACGATGTTTCACGCGGGCATTGTAGTAGCGGGTCTAGGCTTTTTTGTATGAAGCCACTCATGCCGAGGCGATATCCCTTTTTTCCTCGGCAAGGTCAAGATCCACAAGTCTTTCTTCCTTATTCATCTTGCCCGCGTAGGCCGTGATCCGAAGACTAGGTGTCAGGATTTCAGCCGGAATGACCGCCTCAGAGCCATATGTCAGAGAAAGGGGGTCTCTTGTGTGGCCGACCTCGGCGTAGTCCGATAAGACCACAGGACACTAGGGAGTTCCTCCACCCATGATGATCTGGCCTAGTGCAGCCGGGTTTTGAGGCCATGTAAGAGAGTTCGTTGAAGTTTTTGGCCTGACCGTTGGCCTAGGGGTAGCCTACCGAAGTGAAGTATTGCTTAATGTCGAGATCCTTACACCAGTCTTTAAACGGGTTCTCAGCGAACCGCCTCCCATTATCTGAAATGATAATTTGGGGTATGCCGAAATAGCAAACGATGCATTTTCAGAAGAATTTTTGGACTGCCAATCCGGTGATGGTCCTTAGAGGCTCTGCCTCGACCCATTTGGAGAAATAATCCACAGCGGTCACCAGGAAGACATATCCTCCTACAACTCTGGGGAAATGACCGATAATATCTGTCCCCCACTGCTCAAACGGCCACGGGGAGGTGATGAAGACCATGAGGTTGGCAGGCTAGTGGTGCTCCGGGGCATGGGTCTGGCAGGAAGGGTAGCCGAGGATAAGGGTTTGAGCGTCTTGTCGAATAGAGGGTCAGAAGTATCCAAGAAATAGGGCCTTCTTGGCCAACATCCTGTGGCCGACGTGAGCCCCACATAGGCTTTCATGTATCTCGTGGAGAACGTGGCGCCCTTCCTCGGGCGTAATGCATCTCAGCCATGGGCCGAGATAAGATCGTTTGTATAGTACTTCGTCATGGAGTGCGTACCGAGCAGCTTTGCATTGGATCCTCCTTGCCTCGGCTCGATTCTCGGGAAAGATTCCCTGACTTAAGAAGAGAATAAATTGGCTCATCCAGGTGTCACCTGGGTGTACGGGACAAGCTACCCCTTCCATGTATCCCGGTTCGCTCAGCACTTCTACGAGGACCGTCTTGTTGAGGTCGAAAAATGATGTGGAAGCCAGTTGGGATAGGGCGTCGGTCCTTCTTTTCTAAGACCGGGGTATTTTTTGGATTTCGAAAGACTCGAAGTACGCAGTGAGTTGGTGAACTTTGGAAAGATACCATTGCATGGTTTCATCCTTAGCCTCATATTCATCAAGAACTTGGCATACTACCAGTTGCGAGTCGCTGCGGACATGGATCCGCTGAGCACCGAGTCTGCGGGCTAGCTGGAGTCCTGCAATCAAGACCTATATTCAGCTTCGTTATTTGTGGCAGGGAAATCGAAGCGGAGGGTATATGAGCACACTTCTCCATGAGGACCCTCCAAAAACAATCCTGTACCGTTGCCATCTCCGTTAGATGATCCGTCCACATACAACGTCCATGAGTGCGGGTCGGACACTTCGGCGATTGCGGGAGTGGACTCTCGGCTCTCTGTGAATGTGAGCTCGGCAAGAAAATCAGCCAACGCTTGAGTTTTATGGCAGTGTGTGGTTCGTACGACAAATCATACTCTCCTAACTCGACAGCCCACTTGGTGAGGTGCCCGGAAGCCTCGGGACGCCCAGTATCTGTCGAAGAGGCTGATCTGTCTTAACAGAGACGAGATGAGTTAGGAAATAAGGCTTCAGCCGTCGAGCTGCATGAACTAATCCTAGCACGAGTTTCTCCGCCTGAATGTATCGGGTTTCTGGCCCGCGGAGAGCTCGGCTGACATAGTAGACAAGCACTTGAGTGCCCTCATCTCGAATGAGCATAGCGCTAACAGCTTCGTCGGCAGCGGAAAGATAGAGGTACAGCTTCTTTTTAGGTCGAGGTGAAGCGAGGGTAGGCAGGTGATGCAGATACTGTTTCAATTGGTCGAAAGCTTGCTGGCACTCTTCGGTCCAGGCGAATTGGTTAGCCTTTTTTAGCACCTTAAAGAAGGGTAAGGCCTTCTCAACAGATTGAGACAGGAAGCGGTTCAACGCGGCTAGGAATCTGTTCAGCCTCTGAACTTCTCGGAAGTTCCGAGGTGGGGACATGTCTTAGATGGCCTTGACCTTGTCGGGGTTAGCTTCGATTCCCCGGCGGAAAA of Coffea arabica cultivar ET-39 chromosome 5c, Coffea Arabica ET-39 HiFi, whole genome shotgun sequence contains these proteins:
- the LOC140007682 gene encoding uncharacterized protein; protein product: MEDEHSRDPSLLLLGRPFFSTTRTKIDVNKGTLSMKFDNEIVHFNIFETMKYPSDSNVGSVFSINVIDPAIQEVFEIEGRDELEVVLTRHFESETTSGVELSEVLKCVIGSLQTSPTTKTRYDLAPIFIPEPHKRLLPSVVQAPVLELKPLPKHLKYAYLGEGETLLVIISAGLSKIQEDKLFRILRKHKQAIGWTITDIKGISPTVCMHRIRLEENAKPVRQAQRRLNSLMMEVVKKEILKLLDVGIIFAISDSPWVSPIQVIPKKAGVTVEPNQEGIEVDKAKIDVISTLPYPASVREVRSFLGHADFYRTFIKDFLKIGAPLFQLLQKYVSFEFNETCKGAFDKLKELLTSSPIIQPPDWNLPFEIMCDASDYAVGAVLGQRVGKTAHAIYYASRALNGAQLNYSTTEKELLAVVFALEKFRSYLLGAKVIIFSDHAALRYLLTKKEAKPRLIRWILLLQEFNLEIRNKKGVENLVADHLNIVNFLVTNKFPTGWPKAKRDNLGSDAKSYIWDDPYLWKRGADQIIRRCVSEAEFQSILAYCHSFTCGDHFGPKRTARKVLESGFYWPTLFNDAYSFYYVSKWVEAKATRTNNSKVVAKFVKSNIFVRFGMPRAIVSDRDIKEDIRLWAKSSTVPLQIETISRTGDHVVPTRGGHALILQVSTSRSEDVSKTWRAHAILVKSQHSEVESWRAHAERARVNVQKLILKVRGCLLILACPCHD
- the LOC140007683 gene encoding uncharacterized protein, translating into MPRSSRTGELIFDPEVEKTARRTRKETRQLREEQDGIAPQELDPEVEPTNLSGDNSSDSDQEEVTMANTRTLRELAAPNLNQQPLCITFSHLNDDTPFELKSGLNHLLPSFHGFPGLLFRDRSIIDAASEGALVNKTPRGAWELIEGMAENSQQFGSREDIPTRKVNETETSSIQQQLSELTSFVRQLAVGNASQAKVCGVYTVVGHPTEMCPLVQEETAEQVNMADYAPGPRKQYDPYSSTYNSGWRDHPNLSYGGNRQSNFVPNRPQGHQQQYHPRPPPPSNSSLSMEEMMKQFLANQQKMDSDLQSMRNQLGQVQSLQNQMNQMAITINRLESKFQRKLLSQPETNPKNVSAITLRSGKEVQGPEPVIPKDKDEERIEKKLEEKGRDNTNVKVLPNPITTGKTNSPPFPNKLEKPKKQDKEKEVLEIFRKMKINIPLLDAIKQVPRYAKFLRDQCTNRKRLKGDERIIVGENVSAILQRKLSPKCRDPGMFIIPYRIGNILIGKAMLDLGASINVIPKSIYASLNLGHLKEIGIIIQLADRTNASLTG